A section of the Ictalurus punctatus breed USDA103 chromosome 8, Coco_2.0, whole genome shotgun sequence genome encodes:
- the egf gene encoding pro-epidermal growth factor isoform X1, whose amino-acid sequence MPAVCSQWRLISEARKRRSRIMFSGRLAAVLYLIFWVENGRADTSTSCWMAGNQSCMDPEPYLLVGLRNVILRINLDGGGQQRLASGVGNAVLMDFHYREGRVYWVDTHTGVLSRVDLDGTHSQKLLSLGKGISGLAVDWRENSVYWSSRKTGTIRRADTDGHDVKTVLRDLTRPSSVVIDPNAGYVFWLSAGVTFSIQRSDLTGALITTVLKTPDSMLCLAADAVDRKLFWIRHGVNGLSTLGSCDYNGNGVNVINQRLSRRKSPKMSLFWDYVYVTDSASQSVMRVNRNTGEPPEKVNSKKMPSVPADVKVIHLRNQPVVETRAAFTPVCETDECVNVCSSSSGHCKCKPGFALSKHGDSCEDINECALWNHGCSLGCENVPGSYFCTCPEGYVLLADHRTCREMKPCVENGTLCEHACTHTVEGDVCVCPVGSSLHPDGRSCTGCVSVDRGGCSQVCVTLSPGRWECECQPGYQLQPDGKQCKAPGPPALMLFANMVDVRIVNVDGSDSRSLMNESKRSIMTVDYDPVQNRVYFADTERRQIESVSVDGGETEVLITDLVSPEGLAVDWINRRLYWTDRGVSSVSRSRLNGLESTVLIHDKLLQPRDVAVHPQAQRIFWTDVGFPVAVWRAGLDGEDRTVLMGSGLVSPCGITVDHNTHTLYWTDIGAGSIGSAGLDGSHRHTLTLEQVGLPFDVAVFEDTLWFTNREDNHIYHLDKRTGSDAEQLGVDSVQPASLVIVHPLIKPGADLCLHGNGGCSQLCESRLGLVRCSCHSQHVLSADGKTCLHVQSSSSSSSSSSSSSPSTGSGDGEWSDRVKNKSLNDESSPLSLSSVGEPFTEKMVSDQDECFSLSCDVNAQCVLEDGGSVCRCLIGFTGDGQLCMDIDECVTGLAECTSPQSECVNTPGGYYCHCGVGFNTDGRHCIDVDECRLELHRCDVNAVCVNTLGGYECRCRVGSTGTGFSCSVERSAAPSRTSSATPLDMTTPRLRGGLVEICPSTHDSYCLHNSVCFYFPEIEIYACNCVLGYIGERCQYNDLEWWDLQQAEQEKRRNVAIAVCVTLLLLLLSITATITYCYRCRRCPGRRAAVGVVSETSVCVCVCVCVCTRCRRCPGRRAAVGVVSEMSVCVCVCVCVCTRCRRYPGRRAAVGVVSEMSVCVCVCVCVHQV is encoded by the exons ATGCCTGCCGTTTGTTCCCAGTGGAGACTGATCTCAGAGGCGCGTAAACGGCGAAGCAGGATTATGTTTTCGGGGAGATTAGCAGCGGTTTTATACCTGATTTTCTGGGTGGAGAACGGCCGCGCTGATACATCCACATCTTGCTGGATGGCGGGAAACCAGAGCTGTATGG ATCCCGAGCCGTATCTGCTCGTTGGCCTCAGAAACGTCATCCTCCGGATCAACCTGGACGGCGGCGGCCAACAAAGGCTCGCGTCTGGTGTGGGAAACGCCGTCCTGATGGACTTCCACTACAGGGAGGGAAGAGTGTATTGGgtcgacacacacacaggcgtcCTGAGTCGGGTCGACTTGGATGGGACCCACTCTCAG AAGCTTCTGTCACTGGGGAAAGGAATCTCAGGCCTGGCTGTGGACTGGAGAGAGAACTCGGTGTACTGGAGCAGCAGGAAAACAGGGACGATCCGGAGAGCGGACACAGACGGACACGACGTGAAAACCGTCCTGAGAGACCTGACTCGGCCGAGCAGCGTGGTTATTGATCCAAACGCAGG GTATGTGTTTTGGTTGTCGGCCGGCGTGACGTTCAGTATCCAGCGCTCGGATCTGACGGGAGCTCTGATCACCACGGTGCTGAAAACCCCGGACAGCATGTTGTGTTTGGCTGCTGATGCGGTGGACAGAAAGCTGTTCTGGATTCGGCACGGTGTGAACGGGCTCAGCACCCTCGGCTCCTGTGATTATAACGGCAACGGCGTTAACGTCATCAACCAGAGATTAAG CAGAAGAAAGTCTCCGAAGATGTCGCTTTTCTGGGATTACGTGTACGTGACAGACTCTGCGTCACAGAGTGTAATGAGAGTTAACAGGAACACGGGAGAACCTCCTGAGAAGGTGAACTCCAAAAAGATGCCGAGCGTTCCTGCTGACGTTAAAGTCATCCATCTGCGGAATCAGCCTGTGGTGGAAACCCGTGCTGCGTTCACTCCGG tgtgtgagacagacgagtgtgtgaatgtgtgttccAGCTCTAGCGGTCATTGTAAGTGCAAACCCGGCTTCGCGCTCAGCAAACACGGCGACTCCTGTGAAG ATATAAACGAGTGTGCTTTGTGGAATCACGGCTGCTCTCTGGGGTGTGAGAACGTTCCGGGTTCTTATTTCTGCACCTGCCCTGAAGGATACGTTCTTCTGGCCGACCACAGAACCTGCAGAG aaatgaaACCATGTGTGGAGAATGGTACACTGTGTGAACacgcctgcacacacacagtagagggcgatgtgtgtgtgtgtccagttgGCTCCTCCCTACATCCTGATGGACGTTCCTGCACAG ggtgtgtgtctgtggatCGAGGTGGCTgtagtcaggtgtgtgtgacgTTGTCGCCCGGGAGGTGGGAGTGTGAGTGCCAACCCGGATACCAACTACAGCCAGATGGCAAACAATGCAAAGCTCCAG gtCCTCCAGCATTGATGCTCTTTGCTAACATGGTGGACGTGAGGATCGTGAATGTAGATGGATCAGACAGCAGGAGTCTGATGAATGAATCTAAGCGATCCATCATGACTGTGGATTACGACCCTGTGCAGAACAga gTGTATTTTGCTGATACTGAGCGTAGACAGATCGAGAGCGTGTCTGTAGATGGAGGTGAGACAGAAGTGCTGATCACGGATCTCGTCTCACCTGAGGGACTCGCTGTGGACTGGATCAACCGCAGACTGTACTGGACAGACCGAGG GGTGTCCTCGGTGTCTCGTAGCCGACTGAACGGTCTGGAGAGTACGGTGTTGATTCATGACAAGCTCCTGCAGCCAAGAGACGTGGCGGTTCACCCTCAAGCTCA GAGGATATTCTGGACAGATGTGGGTTTCCCTGTGGCGGTATGGAGGGCAGGTCTGGATGGCGAGGACCGCACGGTGCTGATGGGTTCGGGACTCGTCTCTCCCTGCGGCATCACCGTcgatcacaacacacacacactgtactggaCTGACATCGGAGCTGGGAGCATCGGGTCAGCGGGACTGGACGGCTCGCAccgacacacactcacactcgaGCAAGTAG gtcttcCGTTCGACGTGGCGGTGTTTGAAGACACTCTGTGGTTCACTAACCGGGAAGATAATCACATTTATCATCTTGATAAaagaacaggaagtgatgcgGAACAGCTCGGTGTAGATTCTGTTCAACCGGCTTCACTCGTTATAGTGCATCCTCTCATTaaaccag GGGCGGACCTTTGTCTCCATGGAAACGGGGGGTGTTCCCAGCTGTGTGAAAGCAGGCTCGGATTGGTTCGTTGCTCCTGTCACTCGCAGCACGTCCTATCAGCTGACGGCAAAACTTGTCTTCACGTACAATCCTCATCCTcgtcttcatcctcatcctcttcttcaTCACCATCTACAG GGTCAGGTGATGGAGAATGGAGTGACCGAGTGAAGAATAAATCCCTAAACGATGAGAGttctcctctgtctctgtcctctGTTGGAGAACCCTTCACTGAGAAGatggtgtcag ATCAGgatgagtgtttctctctgagCTGTGATGTGAACGCGCAGTGTGTGCTGGAGGACGGAGGTTCAGTGTGTCGTTGTCTGATTGGCTTCACCGGAGACGGACAGCTCTGtatgg atattgATGAGTGTGTGACAGGTTTGGCGGAGTGTACCAGTCCTCAATCGGAGTGTGTAAATACACCAGGTGGATATTACTGTCACTGTGGAGTAGGGTTTAACACAGATGGACGCCACTGCATAg atgtaGATGAGTGCCGTTTGGAGCTGCACAGGTGTGATGTGAACGCCGTGTGTGTGAACACTCTGGGTGGATACGAGTGCAGGTGTAGAGTTGGATCCACGGGAACGGGATTCAGCTGCAGTG TGGAGCGTAGTGCTGCCCCCTCCAGGACGAGCTCCGCAACTCCACTCGACATGACGACTCCGCGGCTGCGTGGGGGCCTGGTGGAGATCTGTCCGTCCACACACGACTCCTACTGTCTCCACAACTCTGTGTGTTTCTACTTTCCCGAGATAGAGATTTACGCCTGCAA cTGTGTTCTAGGTTATATAGGAGAGCGTTGTCAGTACAATGATTTGGAGTGGTGGGATCTGCAGCAGGCCGAACAGGAGAAGAGGAGAAACGTCGCCATTGCTGTGTGCGTCACTTTACTCCTCCTGCTGCTGTCCATCACAGCCACCATCACCTACTGCTACAG gTGTAGGAGGTGTCCAGGAAGGCGAGCTGCAGTGGGCGTGGTCAGtgagacgagtgtgtgtgtgtgtgtgtgtgtgtgtgtgtgcaccaggTGTAGGAGGTGTCCAGGAAGGCGAGCTGCAGTGGGCGTGGTCAGtgagatgagtgtgtgtgtgtgtgtgtgtgtgtgtgtgtgcaccaggTGTAGGAGGTATCCAGGAAGGCGAGCTGCAGTGGGCGTGGTCAgtgaaatgagtgtgtgtgtgtgtgtgtgtgtgtgtgtgcaccaggTGTAG
- the egf gene encoding pro-epidermal growth factor isoform X3 gives MPAVCSQWRLISEARKRRSRIMFSGRLAAVLYLIFWVENGRADTSTSCWMAGNQSCMDPEPYLLVGLRNVILRINLDGGGQQRLASGVGNAVLMDFHYREGRVYWVDTHTGVLSRVDLDGTHSQKLLSLGKGISGLAVDWRENSVYWSSRKTGTIRRADTDGHDVKTVLRDLTRPSSVVIDPNAGYVFWLSAGVTFSIQRSDLTGALITTVLKTPDSMLCLAADAVDRKLFWIRHGVNGLSTLGSCDYNGNGVNVINQRLSRRKSPKMSLFWDYVYVTDSASQSVMRVNRNTGEPPEKVNSKKMPSVPADVKVIHLRNQPVVETRAAFTPVCETDECVNVCSSSSGHCKCKPGFALSKHGDSCEDINECALWNHGCSLGCENVPGSYFCTCPEGYVLLADHRTCREMKPCVENGTLCEHACTHTVEGDVCVCPVGSSLHPDGRSCTGCVSVDRGGCSQVCVTLSPGRWECECQPGYQLQPDGKQCKAPGPPALMLFANMVDVRIVNVDGSDSRSLMNESKRSIMTVDYDPVQNRVYFADTERRQIESVSVDGGETEVLITDLVSPEGLAVDWINRRLYWTDRGVSSVSRSRLNGLESTVLIHDKLLQPRDVAVHPQAQRIFWTDVGFPVAVWRAGLDGEDRTVLMGSGLVSPCGITVDHNTHTLYWTDIGAGSIGSAGLDGSHRHTLTLEQVGLPFDVAVFEDTLWFTNREDNHIYHLDKRTGSDAEQLGVDSVQPASLVIVHPLIKPGADLCLHGNGGCSQLCESRLGLVRCSCHSQHVLSADGKTCLHVQSSSSSSSSSSSSSPSTGSGDGEWSDRVKNKSLNDESSPLSLSSVGEPFTEKMVSDQDECFSLSCDVNAQCVLEDGGSVCRCLIGFTGDGQLCMDIDECVTGLAECTSPQSECVNTPGGYYCHCGVGFNTDGRHCIVERSAAPSRTSSATPLDMTTPRLRGGLVEICPSTHDSYCLHNSVCFYFPEIEIYACNCVLGYIGERCQYNDLEWWDLQQAEQEKRRNVAIAVCVTLLLLLLSITATITYCYRCRRCPGRRAAVGVVSETSVCVCVCVCVCTRCRRCPGRRAAVGVVSEMSVCVCVCVCVCTRCRRYPGRRAAVGVVSEMSVCVCVCVCVHQV, from the exons ATGCCTGCCGTTTGTTCCCAGTGGAGACTGATCTCAGAGGCGCGTAAACGGCGAAGCAGGATTATGTTTTCGGGGAGATTAGCAGCGGTTTTATACCTGATTTTCTGGGTGGAGAACGGCCGCGCTGATACATCCACATCTTGCTGGATGGCGGGAAACCAGAGCTGTATGG ATCCCGAGCCGTATCTGCTCGTTGGCCTCAGAAACGTCATCCTCCGGATCAACCTGGACGGCGGCGGCCAACAAAGGCTCGCGTCTGGTGTGGGAAACGCCGTCCTGATGGACTTCCACTACAGGGAGGGAAGAGTGTATTGGgtcgacacacacacaggcgtcCTGAGTCGGGTCGACTTGGATGGGACCCACTCTCAG AAGCTTCTGTCACTGGGGAAAGGAATCTCAGGCCTGGCTGTGGACTGGAGAGAGAACTCGGTGTACTGGAGCAGCAGGAAAACAGGGACGATCCGGAGAGCGGACACAGACGGACACGACGTGAAAACCGTCCTGAGAGACCTGACTCGGCCGAGCAGCGTGGTTATTGATCCAAACGCAGG GTATGTGTTTTGGTTGTCGGCCGGCGTGACGTTCAGTATCCAGCGCTCGGATCTGACGGGAGCTCTGATCACCACGGTGCTGAAAACCCCGGACAGCATGTTGTGTTTGGCTGCTGATGCGGTGGACAGAAAGCTGTTCTGGATTCGGCACGGTGTGAACGGGCTCAGCACCCTCGGCTCCTGTGATTATAACGGCAACGGCGTTAACGTCATCAACCAGAGATTAAG CAGAAGAAAGTCTCCGAAGATGTCGCTTTTCTGGGATTACGTGTACGTGACAGACTCTGCGTCACAGAGTGTAATGAGAGTTAACAGGAACACGGGAGAACCTCCTGAGAAGGTGAACTCCAAAAAGATGCCGAGCGTTCCTGCTGACGTTAAAGTCATCCATCTGCGGAATCAGCCTGTGGTGGAAACCCGTGCTGCGTTCACTCCGG tgtgtgagacagacgagtgtgtgaatgtgtgttccAGCTCTAGCGGTCATTGTAAGTGCAAACCCGGCTTCGCGCTCAGCAAACACGGCGACTCCTGTGAAG ATATAAACGAGTGTGCTTTGTGGAATCACGGCTGCTCTCTGGGGTGTGAGAACGTTCCGGGTTCTTATTTCTGCACCTGCCCTGAAGGATACGTTCTTCTGGCCGACCACAGAACCTGCAGAG aaatgaaACCATGTGTGGAGAATGGTACACTGTGTGAACacgcctgcacacacacagtagagggcgatgtgtgtgtgtgtccagttgGCTCCTCCCTACATCCTGATGGACGTTCCTGCACAG ggtgtgtgtctgtggatCGAGGTGGCTgtagtcaggtgtgtgtgacgTTGTCGCCCGGGAGGTGGGAGTGTGAGTGCCAACCCGGATACCAACTACAGCCAGATGGCAAACAATGCAAAGCTCCAG gtCCTCCAGCATTGATGCTCTTTGCTAACATGGTGGACGTGAGGATCGTGAATGTAGATGGATCAGACAGCAGGAGTCTGATGAATGAATCTAAGCGATCCATCATGACTGTGGATTACGACCCTGTGCAGAACAga gTGTATTTTGCTGATACTGAGCGTAGACAGATCGAGAGCGTGTCTGTAGATGGAGGTGAGACAGAAGTGCTGATCACGGATCTCGTCTCACCTGAGGGACTCGCTGTGGACTGGATCAACCGCAGACTGTACTGGACAGACCGAGG GGTGTCCTCGGTGTCTCGTAGCCGACTGAACGGTCTGGAGAGTACGGTGTTGATTCATGACAAGCTCCTGCAGCCAAGAGACGTGGCGGTTCACCCTCAAGCTCA GAGGATATTCTGGACAGATGTGGGTTTCCCTGTGGCGGTATGGAGGGCAGGTCTGGATGGCGAGGACCGCACGGTGCTGATGGGTTCGGGACTCGTCTCTCCCTGCGGCATCACCGTcgatcacaacacacacacactgtactggaCTGACATCGGAGCTGGGAGCATCGGGTCAGCGGGACTGGACGGCTCGCAccgacacacactcacactcgaGCAAGTAG gtcttcCGTTCGACGTGGCGGTGTTTGAAGACACTCTGTGGTTCACTAACCGGGAAGATAATCACATTTATCATCTTGATAAaagaacaggaagtgatgcgGAACAGCTCGGTGTAGATTCTGTTCAACCGGCTTCACTCGTTATAGTGCATCCTCTCATTaaaccag GGGCGGACCTTTGTCTCCATGGAAACGGGGGGTGTTCCCAGCTGTGTGAAAGCAGGCTCGGATTGGTTCGTTGCTCCTGTCACTCGCAGCACGTCCTATCAGCTGACGGCAAAACTTGTCTTCACGTACAATCCTCATCCTcgtcttcatcctcatcctcttcttcaTCACCATCTACAG GGTCAGGTGATGGAGAATGGAGTGACCGAGTGAAGAATAAATCCCTAAACGATGAGAGttctcctctgtctctgtcctctGTTGGAGAACCCTTCACTGAGAAGatggtgtcag ATCAGgatgagtgtttctctctgagCTGTGATGTGAACGCGCAGTGTGTGCTGGAGGACGGAGGTTCAGTGTGTCGTTGTCTGATTGGCTTCACCGGAGACGGACAGCTCTGtatgg atattgATGAGTGTGTGACAGGTTTGGCGGAGTGTACCAGTCCTCAATCGGAGTGTGTAAATACACCAGGTGGATATTACTGTCACTGTGGAGTAGGGTTTAACACAGATGGACGCCACTGCATAg TGGAGCGTAGTGCTGCCCCCTCCAGGACGAGCTCCGCAACTCCACTCGACATGACGACTCCGCGGCTGCGTGGGGGCCTGGTGGAGATCTGTCCGTCCACACACGACTCCTACTGTCTCCACAACTCTGTGTGTTTCTACTTTCCCGAGATAGAGATTTACGCCTGCAA cTGTGTTCTAGGTTATATAGGAGAGCGTTGTCAGTACAATGATTTGGAGTGGTGGGATCTGCAGCAGGCCGAACAGGAGAAGAGGAGAAACGTCGCCATTGCTGTGTGCGTCACTTTACTCCTCCTGCTGCTGTCCATCACAGCCACCATCACCTACTGCTACAG gTGTAGGAGGTGTCCAGGAAGGCGAGCTGCAGTGGGCGTGGTCAGtgagacgagtgtgtgtgtgtgtgtgtgtgtgtgtgtgtgcaccaggTGTAGGAGGTGTCCAGGAAGGCGAGCTGCAGTGGGCGTGGTCAGtgagatgagtgtgtgtgtgtgtgtgtgtgtgtgtgtgtgcaccaggTGTAGGAGGTATCCAGGAAGGCGAGCTGCAGTGGGCGTGGTCAgtgaaatgagtgtgtgtgtgtgtgtgtgtgtgtgtgtgcaccaggTGTAG
- the egf gene encoding pro-epidermal growth factor isoform X2 has protein sequence MPAVCSQWRLISEARKRRSRIMFSGRLAAVLYLIFWVENGRADTSTSCWMAGNQSCMDPEPYLLVGLRNVILRINLDGGGQQRLASGVGNAVLMDFHYREGRVYWVDTHTGVLSRVDLDGTHSQKLLSLGKGISGLAVDWRENSVYWSSRKTGTIRRADTDGHDVKTVLRDLTRPSSVVIDPNAGYVFWLSAGVTFSIQRSDLTGALITTVLKTPDSMLCLAADAVDRKLFWIRHGVNGLSTLGSCDYNGNGVNVINQRLRRKSPKMSLFWDYVYVTDSASQSVMRVNRNTGEPPEKVNSKKMPSVPADVKVIHLRNQPVVETRAAFTPVCETDECVNVCSSSSGHCKCKPGFALSKHGDSCEDINECALWNHGCSLGCENVPGSYFCTCPEGYVLLADHRTCREMKPCVENGTLCEHACTHTVEGDVCVCPVGSSLHPDGRSCTGCVSVDRGGCSQVCVTLSPGRWECECQPGYQLQPDGKQCKAPGPPALMLFANMVDVRIVNVDGSDSRSLMNESKRSIMTVDYDPVQNRVYFADTERRQIESVSVDGGETEVLITDLVSPEGLAVDWINRRLYWTDRGVSSVSRSRLNGLESTVLIHDKLLQPRDVAVHPQAQRIFWTDVGFPVAVWRAGLDGEDRTVLMGSGLVSPCGITVDHNTHTLYWTDIGAGSIGSAGLDGSHRHTLTLEQVGLPFDVAVFEDTLWFTNREDNHIYHLDKRTGSDAEQLGVDSVQPASLVIVHPLIKPGADLCLHGNGGCSQLCESRLGLVRCSCHSQHVLSADGKTCLHVQSSSSSSSSSSSSSPSTGSGDGEWSDRVKNKSLNDESSPLSLSSVGEPFTEKMVSDQDECFSLSCDVNAQCVLEDGGSVCRCLIGFTGDGQLCMDIDECVTGLAECTSPQSECVNTPGGYYCHCGVGFNTDGRHCIDVDECRLELHRCDVNAVCVNTLGGYECRCRVGSTGTGFSCSVERSAAPSRTSSATPLDMTTPRLRGGLVEICPSTHDSYCLHNSVCFYFPEIEIYACNCVLGYIGERCQYNDLEWWDLQQAEQEKRRNVAIAVCVTLLLLLLSITATITYCYRCRRCPGRRAAVGVVSETSVCVCVCVCVCTRCRRCPGRRAAVGVVSEMSVCVCVCVCVCTRCRRYPGRRAAVGVVSEMSVCVCVCVCVHQV, from the exons ATGCCTGCCGTTTGTTCCCAGTGGAGACTGATCTCAGAGGCGCGTAAACGGCGAAGCAGGATTATGTTTTCGGGGAGATTAGCAGCGGTTTTATACCTGATTTTCTGGGTGGAGAACGGCCGCGCTGATACATCCACATCTTGCTGGATGGCGGGAAACCAGAGCTGTATGG ATCCCGAGCCGTATCTGCTCGTTGGCCTCAGAAACGTCATCCTCCGGATCAACCTGGACGGCGGCGGCCAACAAAGGCTCGCGTCTGGTGTGGGAAACGCCGTCCTGATGGACTTCCACTACAGGGAGGGAAGAGTGTATTGGgtcgacacacacacaggcgtcCTGAGTCGGGTCGACTTGGATGGGACCCACTCTCAG AAGCTTCTGTCACTGGGGAAAGGAATCTCAGGCCTGGCTGTGGACTGGAGAGAGAACTCGGTGTACTGGAGCAGCAGGAAAACAGGGACGATCCGGAGAGCGGACACAGACGGACACGACGTGAAAACCGTCCTGAGAGACCTGACTCGGCCGAGCAGCGTGGTTATTGATCCAAACGCAGG GTATGTGTTTTGGTTGTCGGCCGGCGTGACGTTCAGTATCCAGCGCTCGGATCTGACGGGAGCTCTGATCACCACGGTGCTGAAAACCCCGGACAGCATGTTGTGTTTGGCTGCTGATGCGGTGGACAGAAAGCTGTTCTGGATTCGGCACGGTGTGAACGGGCTCAGCACCCTCGGCTCCTGTGATTATAACGGCAACGGCGTTAACGTCATCAACCAGAGATTAAG AAGAAAGTCTCCGAAGATGTCGCTTTTCTGGGATTACGTGTACGTGACAGACTCTGCGTCACAGAGTGTAATGAGAGTTAACAGGAACACGGGAGAACCTCCTGAGAAGGTGAACTCCAAAAAGATGCCGAGCGTTCCTGCTGACGTTAAAGTCATCCATCTGCGGAATCAGCCTGTGGTGGAAACCCGTGCTGCGTTCACTCCGG tgtgtgagacagacgagtgtgtgaatgtgtgttccAGCTCTAGCGGTCATTGTAAGTGCAAACCCGGCTTCGCGCTCAGCAAACACGGCGACTCCTGTGAAG ATATAAACGAGTGTGCTTTGTGGAATCACGGCTGCTCTCTGGGGTGTGAGAACGTTCCGGGTTCTTATTTCTGCACCTGCCCTGAAGGATACGTTCTTCTGGCCGACCACAGAACCTGCAGAG aaatgaaACCATGTGTGGAGAATGGTACACTGTGTGAACacgcctgcacacacacagtagagggcgatgtgtgtgtgtgtccagttgGCTCCTCCCTACATCCTGATGGACGTTCCTGCACAG ggtgtgtgtctgtggatCGAGGTGGCTgtagtcaggtgtgtgtgacgTTGTCGCCCGGGAGGTGGGAGTGTGAGTGCCAACCCGGATACCAACTACAGCCAGATGGCAAACAATGCAAAGCTCCAG gtCCTCCAGCATTGATGCTCTTTGCTAACATGGTGGACGTGAGGATCGTGAATGTAGATGGATCAGACAGCAGGAGTCTGATGAATGAATCTAAGCGATCCATCATGACTGTGGATTACGACCCTGTGCAGAACAga gTGTATTTTGCTGATACTGAGCGTAGACAGATCGAGAGCGTGTCTGTAGATGGAGGTGAGACAGAAGTGCTGATCACGGATCTCGTCTCACCTGAGGGACTCGCTGTGGACTGGATCAACCGCAGACTGTACTGGACAGACCGAGG GGTGTCCTCGGTGTCTCGTAGCCGACTGAACGGTCTGGAGAGTACGGTGTTGATTCATGACAAGCTCCTGCAGCCAAGAGACGTGGCGGTTCACCCTCAAGCTCA GAGGATATTCTGGACAGATGTGGGTTTCCCTGTGGCGGTATGGAGGGCAGGTCTGGATGGCGAGGACCGCACGGTGCTGATGGGTTCGGGACTCGTCTCTCCCTGCGGCATCACCGTcgatcacaacacacacacactgtactggaCTGACATCGGAGCTGGGAGCATCGGGTCAGCGGGACTGGACGGCTCGCAccgacacacactcacactcgaGCAAGTAG gtcttcCGTTCGACGTGGCGGTGTTTGAAGACACTCTGTGGTTCACTAACCGGGAAGATAATCACATTTATCATCTTGATAAaagaacaggaagtgatgcgGAACAGCTCGGTGTAGATTCTGTTCAACCGGCTTCACTCGTTATAGTGCATCCTCTCATTaaaccag GGGCGGACCTTTGTCTCCATGGAAACGGGGGGTGTTCCCAGCTGTGTGAAAGCAGGCTCGGATTGGTTCGTTGCTCCTGTCACTCGCAGCACGTCCTATCAGCTGACGGCAAAACTTGTCTTCACGTACAATCCTCATCCTcgtcttcatcctcatcctcttcttcaTCACCATCTACAG GGTCAGGTGATGGAGAATGGAGTGACCGAGTGAAGAATAAATCCCTAAACGATGAGAGttctcctctgtctctgtcctctGTTGGAGAACCCTTCACTGAGAAGatggtgtcag ATCAGgatgagtgtttctctctgagCTGTGATGTGAACGCGCAGTGTGTGCTGGAGGACGGAGGTTCAGTGTGTCGTTGTCTGATTGGCTTCACCGGAGACGGACAGCTCTGtatgg atattgATGAGTGTGTGACAGGTTTGGCGGAGTGTACCAGTCCTCAATCGGAGTGTGTAAATACACCAGGTGGATATTACTGTCACTGTGGAGTAGGGTTTAACACAGATGGACGCCACTGCATAg atgtaGATGAGTGCCGTTTGGAGCTGCACAGGTGTGATGTGAACGCCGTGTGTGTGAACACTCTGGGTGGATACGAGTGCAGGTGTAGAGTTGGATCCACGGGAACGGGATTCAGCTGCAGTG TGGAGCGTAGTGCTGCCCCCTCCAGGACGAGCTCCGCAACTCCACTCGACATGACGACTCCGCGGCTGCGTGGGGGCCTGGTGGAGATCTGTCCGTCCACACACGACTCCTACTGTCTCCACAACTCTGTGTGTTTCTACTTTCCCGAGATAGAGATTTACGCCTGCAA cTGTGTTCTAGGTTATATAGGAGAGCGTTGTCAGTACAATGATTTGGAGTGGTGGGATCTGCAGCAGGCCGAACAGGAGAAGAGGAGAAACGTCGCCATTGCTGTGTGCGTCACTTTACTCCTCCTGCTGCTGTCCATCACAGCCACCATCACCTACTGCTACAG gTGTAGGAGGTGTCCAGGAAGGCGAGCTGCAGTGGGCGTGGTCAGtgagacgagtgtgtgtgtgtgtgtgtgtgtgtgtgtgtgcaccaggTGTAGGAGGTGTCCAGGAAGGCGAGCTGCAGTGGGCGTGGTCAGtgagatgagtgtgtgtgtgtgtgtgtgtgtgtgtgtgtgcaccaggTGTAGGAGGTATCCAGGAAGGCGAGCTGCAGTGGGCGTGGTCAgtgaaatgagtgtgtgtgtgtgtgtgtgtgtgtgtgtgcaccaggTGTAG